A DNA window from Setaria viridis chromosome 2, Setaria_viridis_v4.0, whole genome shotgun sequence contains the following coding sequences:
- the LOC117845399 gene encoding protein TIFY 10b codes for MAASARPGEKATSFAMACSLLSRFVRQNGPAAAELGLGMKGEAEPQRAPATMSLLPTAEAEEAERKKETMELFPQSAGFGVQDAAREPEKKDKSQQLTIFYGGKVLVFNDFPADKAKDLMQLASKGSPVVQNVGLPQPSAPATVTDNAKVHKVMPAPVSSLPVAQAADAQKPARTNASDMPIARKASLHRFLEKRKDRLNAKTPYQTSPADAAPVKKEPESQPWLGLGPNAAKSNLS; via the exons atggcggcgtccGCGAGGCCCGGGGAGAAGGCGACAAGCTTCGCCATGGCGTGCAGCCTCCTCAGCCGCTTCGTCCGCCAGAAcggccccgcggccgccgagctCGGCCTCGGGATGAAAG GTGAGGCCGAGCCGCAGagggcgccggcgacgatgaGCTTGCTGCCTACAGCGGAGGCCGAGGAggcggagaggaagaaggagaccATGGAGCTGTTCCCGCAGAGCGCCGGGTTCGGCGTGCAGGATGCTGCTAG GGAACCAGAAAAGAAAGACAAATCTCAGCAACTCACCATTTTCTACGGAGGGAAGGTGCTGGTGTTCAACGACTTCCCCGCCGACAAGGCAAAGGACCTGATGCAGCTGGCCAGCAAGGGCAGCCCAGTGGTTCAAAACGTTGGTTTGCCTCAGCCCTCTGCACCTGCAACTGTCACCGACAACGCGAAGGTCCACAAGGTCATGCCTGCTCCTGTGAGCAGCTTGCCTGTTGCTCAGGCTGCTGATGCCCAGAAGCCTGCTCGAACAAATGCTTCTG ACATGCCTATTGCTAGGAAGGCGTCACTTCACCGCTTCCTTGAGAAGAGAAAGGATCG CCTCAACGCAAAGACACCATACCAAACTTCTCCTGCCGATGCAGCACCAGTCAAGAAGGAGCCTGAGAGCCAGCCATGGCTTGGACTAGGGCCGAATGCCGCGAAGTCCAACCTGAGCTAG
- the LOC117844779 gene encoding DNA-directed RNA polymerases II, IV and V subunit 9A has translation MSALKFCRECNNMLYPREDKETRTLLYACQSCEHQEVASDTCVYKRVLRKPSGEPKDVLKDVAADPSLPRTRSVRCYNCNHPEAAFFQAPTKGEKAMTLYFICCNPSCGHRWRD, from the exons ATGAGCGCTCTCAAGTTCTGCCGCGAATG CAACAACATGCTGTACCCGCGGGAGGACAAGGAGACCCGCACCCTCCTCTACGCTTGCCAGTCCTGCGAGCATCAG GAGGTTGCTTCAGATACTTGTGTGTACAAAAGGGTTCTTCGTAAGCCTTCTGGTGAACCCAAAGATGTCCTGAAGGATGTAGCAGCTGATCCTAGCCTGCCTCGCACCAGAAGTGTTAGATGCTACAACTGCAACCATCCAGAAGCTGCTTTTTTCCAG GCCCCAACTAAGGGAGAGAAAGCCATGACGCTGTACTTCATCTGCTGCAACCCGAGCTGTGGCCACAGGTGGAGGGACTGA
- the LOC117844778 gene encoding protein FAR1-RELATED SEQUENCE 5, producing MMHMLVAPDGGGGELHPYGAPPAPVEQELELLRDTADDGLEGHVRCLRCGISGNATPHMRRGPDGPRTLCNACGIAYRKGKMRRMIEAEPPIDEAALAKLVPEVGMEFESEEKAYEFYNKYAGHIGFSVRKSTSHKSSENITKVRTFVCSREGYNRDKKSLEAKKPRLDTRIGCPARLIIKVTPECKYRVTDFKAEHNHQLAPPSTMHMLRSQRILTELQSGEAELSDDSVVTPTTKATGDLVVRQVSFLRNISLLPADYKNYLRSKRMKAMQPGDGGAILKYLQTMQMDNPSFFYTTQIDEDDRLTNFFWADPKSRDDFNYFGDVLCLDTTYKINGYGRPLALFLGVNHHKQTIIFGAAMLYDESFESYKWLFESFKIAMHGKQPTVALIDQSIPLSSAMAAAWPNTTQRICAWHIYQNSLKHLNHVFQGSKTFAKDFSKCVFGYEDGDEFLFAWRSMLEKYDLRHNEWLSKVFDEKEQWALAYDRHIFCADIISALQVESFSSILKKFLSPQLELLSFFKHYERAVDEHRYAELQADFQASQSYPRIPPAKMLKQAAHTYTPVVFEIFRKEFELFMDSVLFSCGEAGTTSEYKVASSEKPKEHFVRFDSSDCSCVCTCRKFEFMGIPCCHMLKVLDYRNIKELPQKYLLKRWRRTAKSTNEDNEGNATNANGSSLNVPAPAANHHGLQSFSAMIQDASVSSMH from the exons ATGATGCACATGCTGGTGGCCCCGGATGGGGGCGGAGGGGAGCTTCATCCgtacggcgcgccgccggcgccggtggagcAGGAGCTGGAGCTCCTCCGCGACACCGCCGACGACGGCCTCGAGGGCCACGTGCG GTGCCTGCGGTGCGGGATATCTGGCAATGCGACGCCCCATATGCGGCGTGGCCCTGATGGCCCAAGAACTCTTTGCAATGCGTGTGGCATTGCTTACAGGAAG GGTAAAATGAGAAGAATGATAGAAGCTGAACCGCCCATAGATGAGGCTGCACTCGCAAAGCTAGTTCCAGAAGTAGGCATGGAATTTGAGAGTGAGGAAAAGGCATACGAATTTTACAACAAATATGCTGGCCATATTGGCTTTAGTGTTAGAAAAAGTACATCACATAAATCTTCTGAAAATATTACCAAAGTAAGGACTTTTGTGTGCTCAAGAGAAGGCTACAACAGGGATAAAAAATCACTGGAAGCAAAGAAGCCAAGATTGGATACACGAATTGGTTGCCCAGCGAGATTGATTATTAAAGTCACACCGGAGTGCAAGTATAGAGTGACCGATTTCAAAGCAGAACACAATCATCAGCTGGCCCCTCCTTCTACAATGCATATGTTAAGGTCGCAGAGGATATTGACAGAACTTCAGTCTGGAGAAGCAGAACTATCAGATGATTCTGTAGTGACACCAACAACAAAAGCAACTGGTGATCTTGTTGTGAGACAAGTCAGTTTCCTTCGGAACATCTCTCTCCTTCCAGCTGATTACAAGAATTATCTCCGTTCGAAGCGTATGAAGGCTATGCAACCTGGTGATGGTGGAGCAATATTGAAATATCTGCAGACAATGCAAATGGATAACCCCTCGTTCTTTTACACTACGCAGATTGATGAGGATGACAGGCTGACTAACTTTTTTTGGGCAGACCCAAAATCAAGAGATGACTTCAACTACTTCGGTGATGTACTCTGCTTAGACACAACATACAAAATAAATGGATATGGTAGGCCACTTGCATTGTTCCTTGGTGTGAATCATCataaacaaacaattatttttggtGCAGCTATGCTTTATGATGAATCATTTGAATCATACAAGTGGCTTTTTGAGAGTTTTAAGATTGCTATGCATGGAAAACAGCCTACTGTAGCTTTAATAGATCAATCTATTCCATTGAGTAGTGCAATGGCAGCAGCCTGGCCAAATACCACACAACGAATTTGTGCTTGGCATATATATCAGAATTCTCTTAAGCATCTCAATCATGTCTTCCAAGGTTCAAAGACATTTGCAAAGGACTTTAGCAAATGTGTCTTTGGCTATGAGGATGGAGATGAATTCTTGTTTGCATGGAGAAGTATGCTAGAAAAGTATGATCTTAGACATAACGAATGGCTGTCTAAAGTGTTTGATGAGAAGGAACAATGGGCCTTGGCATATGATAGGCATATATTTTGTGCTGACATCATAAGTGCACTTCAAGTCGAGAGTTTCAGTAGTATTTTGAAGAAGTTCTTGAGTCCTCAACTGGAACTACTGTCCTTCTTCAAGCACTATGAAAGAGCAGTGGATGAACATCGCTATGCTGAGCTGCAAGCTGACTTCCAAGCTAGTCAGAGCTATCCAAGAATACCCCCAGCCAAGATGCTAAAGCAAGCTGCTCATACATATACACCAGTGGTGTTTGAGATCTTTCGTAAAGAGTTTGAGCTATTCATGGACTCTGTGTTATTCAGTTGTGGGGAGGCTGGGACAACATCTGAGTACAAGGTTGCTTCATCTGAGAAACCCAAGGAACACTTTGTTCGATTTGATTCAAGCGATTGCTCCTGTGTGTGCACTTGTAGGAAGTTTGAGTTTATGGGCATCCCATGTTGTCACATGCTGAAGGTGCTGGACTACAGAAATATCAAAGAGCTACCTCAAAAATATCTGCTGAAGCGATGGAGGAGGACTGCCAAATCTACAAATGAAGACAACGAAGGCAATGCAACAAATGCTAATGGATCATCATTGAATGTTCCTGCTCCGGCTGCAAATCACCATGGGCTTCAAAGCTTCAGTGCAATGATTCAA GATGCATCTGTTTCTAGTATGCATTAG